The Saccharothrix variisporea genome has a segment encoding these proteins:
- a CDS encoding S1 family peptidase, with amino-acid sequence MRASFRERPPWLVRVGEVGAGVLIAPDLVLTCDHVVPTDTVTATLVHHGWSGAANVVFRAPVAADESGDIAVLRLSSPVPDAVVAPLRAPAALADHPYVVQGFAQGRHAEARGRLGGRITPGWVQMNGAEGHVVDRGFSGAPVWDSVAEAVVGIVVMAQKSVRAGALLPVEEVVRLWPDAAAHVGWRVDPDDTHWLPRARGVEPHDPTDEWHFVGRHRALHDLATYLSGPGDGRVRAVIGSPGSGKSAVVARTVVLADRAARHLVPADSLSPDVALPPPGSVTVAVHARGKTLSQVVQAIADGAEVEATDPVELVRRCGPVSVVVDALDEATGDAPLAIATMLHRLATNPTRHVIVGTRVGARNSPTNLLLTRLGNAVVLDLDSPTYLDPADLLHYAQRRVGNRPLAERIARQANGNFLIAQLTTLTAMSGGTSLATTVGAAVDDYLSVRFDDPGKIRELLLPLAFAEGTGLPEGDLWLSLANALSAATYTARDLREALTSAASYLVEQSGRHYRLFHQALDDTFRAEHPGPAPDQVVYETLRAQAEPLATAPQYIRTNLPAHAATAGRLDELVEDLDFMLTVSPECMVHLLPEVTTDRARAIRNVYRRALHGLDGDKPHRSAHFALVARQLGFAELADEITGPTPWQAEVVTWRADDEQQVILRLPTSPKVRLWFDAQGNPAALVAPGAEGGIELYRYEGYRMVLKGSVELPVEGPPQLILQQLTPDGHEVGLTAHWPNALHRWSISNGVHRTGGTVLSGDVDRGSFRADTCTADGRLLAVLADDDWLCVVDWTDDEPKVLHESYGEQDVFSVAITAHGGRVLIALATYDDEVALFAYRDGAMVPVGSPLSVRADLLRFTTLADATCLLMADPVGRVLRVVVTERGFADSAAADSTGASVDDLAVAALPGGRTLVAVYRVDNTLAVYDATDGLVPIGPPRTANHSVVGEMCIGTGPWGTPLVLAQGHDDRVRLWEAEHTSSRSEQPPRSFDLYPQDVARFGKTLLVLSTSWLRKVEVWALGDRLRRVAAEEVEPRSLAALSHEEPLLVTLHAGSLKVFDIGESDLRLRTSTGDALVRRPVDLAVSTDVSGGVVVGVLSRYRELRRLRYDGSAWSFGREPADVGSDSRLLPYRLGGQARFLLVGHRPDIRRPGLRSVDLGIEADVSAADLGYAGDVPVAALADGRAVHLVALAEDRPRPWAGPIAADTPANAVVAVAFPQVDQALVAVTTRSGVVRVWVCREGQSARQVATIEPGAVVHRMVWTDDRRLVVFCGAGVLRFSGF; translated from the coding sequence AGCTTCCGCGAACGCCCGCCGTGGCTCGTGCGGGTGGGCGAGGTCGGCGCGGGCGTGCTGATCGCCCCCGACCTGGTGCTGACGTGCGACCACGTGGTCCCGACCGACACCGTCACCGCGACTCTCGTGCACCACGGCTGGTCCGGCGCGGCGAACGTCGTCTTCCGCGCGCCCGTCGCCGCGGACGAGAGCGGTGACATCGCCGTGCTGCGGCTGTCGTCGCCGGTCCCGGACGCTGTCGTCGCGCCACTGCGCGCACCGGCCGCGCTGGCCGACCACCCGTACGTCGTCCAAGGCTTCGCGCAGGGCCGCCACGCCGAGGCCCGGGGCCGGCTGGGTGGCCGGATCACGCCCGGGTGGGTGCAGATGAACGGTGCCGAGGGGCACGTGGTCGACCGCGGCTTCTCCGGTGCGCCGGTGTGGGACTCGGTGGCCGAGGCGGTGGTCGGCATCGTCGTCATGGCGCAGAAGTCCGTGCGCGCCGGCGCGTTGCTGCCGGTCGAGGAGGTCGTCCGCCTGTGGCCGGACGCGGCGGCGCACGTGGGCTGGCGGGTGGACCCGGACGACACCCACTGGCTGCCGCGGGCGCGGGGCGTCGAGCCGCACGACCCCACCGACGAGTGGCACTTCGTGGGCCGGCACCGCGCCTTGCACGACCTGGCGACCTACCTCTCCGGACCGGGTGACGGCCGGGTGCGGGCGGTGATCGGCAGTCCGGGCAGCGGCAAGAGCGCGGTCGTGGCCCGGACCGTCGTCCTGGCCGACCGCGCGGCCCGGCACCTGGTGCCCGCCGACAGCCTGTCCCCGGACGTCGCGCTGCCCCCGCCCGGCAGCGTCACCGTCGCCGTGCACGCCCGGGGCAAGACGTTGTCGCAGGTCGTGCAGGCCATCGCGGACGGGGCGGAGGTGGAGGCGACCGACCCGGTGGAACTGGTCCGCCGCTGCGGCCCGGTCAGCGTCGTGGTCGACGCCCTCGACGAGGCCACCGGCGACGCCCCGCTCGCCATCGCCACCATGCTCCACCGCCTGGCCACCAACCCGACGCGGCACGTGATCGTCGGCACGCGCGTGGGCGCCCGCAACTCCCCCACGAACCTCCTGCTCACCCGCCTGGGCAACGCGGTGGTGCTCGACCTCGACTCCCCCACCTACCTCGACCCCGCCGACCTGCTCCACTACGCCCAGCGCAGAGTGGGCAACCGCCCACTCGCGGAACGGATCGCCCGCCAAGCCAACGGCAACTTCCTGATCGCCCAACTCACCACCCTCACCGCGATGAGCGGCGGCACCAGCCTCGCGACCACGGTCGGCGCGGCGGTGGACGACTACCTCTCCGTCCGCTTCGACGACCCGGGGAAGATCCGCGAACTCCTGCTCCCGCTGGCCTTCGCCGAGGGCACCGGCCTCCCGGAAGGCGACCTGTGGCTGTCCCTGGCCAACGCCCTCAGCGCCGCCACCTACACCGCCCGCGACCTGCGCGAAGCCCTGACCTCGGCCGCGAGCTACCTGGTCGAGCAATCCGGCCGCCACTACCGCCTGTTCCACCAGGCGCTGGACGACACCTTCCGCGCCGAACACCCAGGCCCAGCCCCGGACCAGGTCGTCTACGAAACCCTCCGCGCCCAAGCCGAACCCCTGGCCACCGCCCCGCAGTACATCCGCACCAACCTCCCCGCCCACGCCGCCACCGCCGGCCGCCTGGACGAACTGGTCGAGGACTTGGACTTCATGCTCACCGTGTCCCCGGAGTGCATGGTCCACCTCCTGCCGGAGGTCACCACAGACCGCGCCCGCGCCATCCGCAACGTCTACCGCCGAGCCCTCCACGGCCTGGACGGCGACAAACCCCACCGCTCCGCGCACTTCGCCCTGGTGGCACGGCAGTTGGGCTTCGCCGAGCTCGCCGACGAGATCACCGGCCCGACGCCGTGGCAGGCCGAGGTGGTCACTTGGAGGGCGGACGACGAACAACAGGTGATCCTGCGACTGCCCACGTCGCCCAAGGTCCGCCTCTGGTTCGACGCCCAGGGCAACCCCGCGGCACTCGTCGCGCCCGGCGCCGAAGGCGGGATCGAGCTGTACCGGTACGAGGGCTACCGGATGGTGCTCAAGGGGTCCGTCGAGCTACCGGTCGAGGGACCCCCGCAATTGATCCTCCAGCAGCTCACCCCAGACGGCCACGAAGTCGGCCTCACCGCGCACTGGCCGAACGCCCTCCACCGCTGGTCGATCTCCAACGGCGTCCACCGGACCGGCGGCACGGTGCTCAGCGGCGATGTCGACCGCGGGTCGTTCCGTGCCGACACCTGTACCGCGGACGGGAGACTGCTCGCAGTCTTGGCCGATGACGACTGGTTGTGCGTCGTCGACTGGACCGACGACGAGCCGAAGGTGCTGCACGAGTCGTACGGCGAGCAAGATGTGTTCAGCGTCGCGATCACCGCGCACGGTGGCCGTGTCCTGATCGCTCTGGCCACGTACGACGACGAAGTGGCGCTGTTCGCGTACCGCGACGGGGCCATGGTGCCGGTCGGCAGTCCACTGAGCGTGCGGGCCGACCTCCTCCGGTTCACCACGCTCGCCGACGCGACATGCCTGCTCATGGCGGATCCGGTGGGCCGCGTGCTTCGGGTGGTGGTCACCGAGCGGGGCTTTGCCGACTCTGCCGCTGCGGACTCGACCGGGGCGTCGGTGGACGACCTCGCGGTGGCGGCGCTACCCGGTGGCCGCACCCTGGTCGCCGTCTACCGCGTCGACAACACGCTCGCGGTGTACGACGCGACGGACGGGTTGGTGCCGATCGGGCCGCCTCGCACCGCCAACCACTCCGTGGTGGGTGAGATGTGCATCGGGACCGGTCCGTGGGGAACGCCGCTGGTACTCGCCCAGGGCCATGACGACCGTGTCCGCTTGTGGGAGGCCGAACACACGTCATCGCGCTCGGAGCAACCGCCGAGGTCCTTCGACCTCTACCCGCAGGACGTCGCCCGGTTCGGCAAGACGCTTCTGGTGCTGTCAACGTCGTGGCTGCGCAAGGTGGAGGTGTGGGCGCTGGGAGACCGGCTCCGTCGAGTGGCAGCCGAAGAAGTCGAACCGCGAAGCCTGGCCGCGCTCAGCCACGAGGAGCCGTTGCTCGTCACGTTGCACGCGGGGAGCCTCAAGGTCTTCGACATCGGGGAGTCCGACCTCAGGCTGCGGACGTCGACCGGTGACGCACTGGTCAGGCGCCCCGTGGACCTCGCGGTGAGCACCGACGTTTCCGGCGGTGTCGTGGTCGGTGTGCTGAGCCGATACCGGGAACTGCGCCGGCTGCGGTACGACGGATCGGCGTGGTCGTTCGGACGAGAGCCGGCCGACGTGGGCTCGGACAGCCGGTTGCTGCCGTACCGGCTCGGCGGCCAGGCGCGGTTCTTGCTGGTGGGCCACCGACCGGACATCCGTCGTCCCGGCCTGCGCTCGGTGGACCTCGGCATCGAAGCGGACGTGTCCGCCGCTGATCTGGGGTACGCCGGGGACGTCCCCGTGGCCGCCCTCGCCGATGGGCGGGCGGTCCACCTCGTCGCGCTGGCCGAGGACCGCCCTCGCCCTTGGGCTGGACCGATCGCGGCCGACACGCCGGCGAACGCGGTCGTCGCGGTGGCGTTCCCGCAGGTCGATCAGGCGTTGGTGGCGGTCACCACCCGGAGCGGGGTGGTGCGGGTGTGGGTGTGCCGTGAGGGGCAGTCGGCACGGCAGGTCGCCACGATCGAGCCGGGGGCCGTGGTCCACCGGATGGTGTGGACCGACGACCGGCGGCTCGTCGTGTTCTGCGGTGCCGGGGTGTTGCGGTTCTCCGGCTTCTAG
- the mca gene encoding mycothiol conjugate amidase Mca has product MVEKLRLMAVHAHPDDESSKGAATMARYVAEGHEVMVVTCTGGEAGSILNPKLADRADVLENMGEVRRAEMARAAEILGIQHRWLGFVDSGLPEGDPLPPLPEGCFALTPLEESVPPLVKVIREFRPHVIVTYDENGGYPHPDHIRCHEVSVAAWDAAGDPDMYPEAGEPWQPLKLYYSHGFSRAKLLAFHEAMIARGEESPYAEWLAGWDADKPDVIERVTTRVECADYFPVRDEALKAHATQIDPDSRWFAVPLEMQREVWPTEEYELARSLVDSTLPEDDLFAGVREKVTA; this is encoded by the coding sequence ATGGTTGAGAAGCTGCGCCTGATGGCGGTGCACGCGCACCCCGACGACGAGTCGAGCAAGGGTGCCGCGACGATGGCGCGCTACGTCGCCGAGGGCCACGAGGTCATGGTCGTGACCTGCACCGGTGGTGAAGCCGGCAGCATCCTCAACCCCAAGCTCGCCGACCGTGCGGACGTCCTGGAGAACATGGGCGAGGTGCGGCGCGCGGAGATGGCGCGGGCCGCCGAGATCCTCGGCATCCAGCACCGCTGGCTGGGCTTCGTCGACTCGGGCCTGCCCGAGGGCGACCCGCTGCCGCCACTGCCGGAGGGCTGCTTCGCCCTGACCCCGCTGGAGGAGTCCGTCCCGCCGCTGGTCAAGGTGATCCGCGAGTTCCGCCCGCACGTGATCGTCACCTACGACGAGAACGGCGGCTACCCGCACCCCGACCACATCCGCTGCCACGAGGTGTCGGTGGCGGCCTGGGACGCGGCCGGCGACCCGGACATGTACCCCGAGGCCGGCGAGCCGTGGCAGCCGCTGAAGCTGTACTACTCGCACGGCTTCTCCCGGGCCAAGCTGCTGGCCTTCCACGAGGCCATGATCGCCCGCGGCGAGGAGTCCCCGTACGCGGAGTGGCTGGCCGGCTGGGACGCCGACAAGCCCGACGTGATCGAACGCGTCACCACCCGCGTCGAGTGCGCCGACTACTTCCCGGTCCGCGACGAGGCCCTCAAGGCCCACGCGACCCAGATCGACCCCGACAGCCGCTGGTTCGCCGTGCCGCTGGAGATGCAGCGCGAGGTGTGGCCCACGGAGGAGTACGAGCTGGCGCGGTCGCTGGTCGACAGCACGTTGCCCGAGGACGACCTGTTCGCGGGCGTGAGGGAAAAGGTGACGGCGTGA